A single Bacillus sp. OxB-1 DNA region contains:
- a CDS encoding excisionase family DNA-binding protein — MYRTVEETAEYLGMPVEQVEKYILDGRIRAVHDGDQFLVNQAQFSLYFEQLETAKQLIEDYWSEPLPPDPDIKDED, encoded by the coding sequence ATGTATAGAACTGTCGAGGAAACTGCCGAATACTTGGGCATGCCCGTCGAACAAGTGGAAAAGTATATTTTGGACGGCCGGATCCGTGCAGTGCACGACGGCGATCAGTTCCTAGTCAATCAAGCCCAATTCAGCCTCTATTTCGAGCAGTTGGAAACGGCGAAACAGCTGATTGAGGACTATTGGAGCGAGCCGCTTCCGCCCGATCCCGATATAAAAGATGAAGATTGA
- a CDS encoding response regulator transcription factor — protein sequence MATFTVLVADDDQDIRDGIEIYLKNEGYQVLKAADGKEALDLLASHEVHLLILDIMMPNMDGITATFKIREARNIPIIMLSAKAEDSDKIHGLSVGADDYVTKPFHPMELMARVKSQLRRYVQLGTYDGQRKIEIDGLVLDEESKEITVDGKPVKLTPIEYKITELLMKHAGRVFSINEIYERVWNEEAYNAENIVAVHIRKIREKIEADPKNPRYVKVVWGIGYKIEK from the coding sequence ATGGCAACATTCACAGTGCTCGTGGCGGATGACGACCAGGACATCCGCGACGGCATCGAGATCTACTTAAAAAATGAAGGCTATCAAGTATTAAAGGCGGCGGATGGGAAAGAGGCGTTGGATTTGCTGGCGTCCCATGAGGTCCATCTGCTCATCCTCGATATTATGATGCCGAATATGGACGGAATAACGGCGACATTCAAGATTCGCGAGGCGCGCAATATCCCGATCATCATGCTGAGTGCCAAGGCGGAGGATTCCGATAAGATTCACGGCTTGTCGGTGGGGGCGGATGATTATGTGACGAAGCCGTTCCATCCGATGGAGCTGATGGCGCGGGTCAAGTCGCAATTGCGGCGCTATGTCCAGCTCGGTACATACGATGGGCAGCGGAAGATTGAAATCGACGGGCTTGTGTTGGATGAAGAGTCGAAGGAAATCACCGTAGATGGGAAACCGGTGAAGCTGACGCCGATCGAATATAAAATCACCGAATTGCTCATGAAACACGCAGGTCGGGTCTTCTCCATCAATGAAATTTACGAGCGGGTGTGGAATGAAGAAGCATACAATGCGGAAAATATCGTGGCAGTCCATATACGGAAAATCCGGGAAAAAATCGAAGCGGATCCGAAAAATCCGAGATACGTGAAGGTGGTGTGGGGTATTGGTTACAAAATCGAAAAATGA
- a CDS encoding NAD(P)H-dependent flavin oxidoreductase codes for MNELCTVLSIRYPILQGGMGNISSTKLAIAVSEAGGLGTIGCGTSEVEEVEEKIIEIKKGTSKSFAVNIAIGVTPHTDELIDLVITHKVPVVSLSAGNPAPYIPRLHENGIKVIAIVAAVKHAQKAEQAGADVLVAEGFEAAGINSNLELTTFTLIPQIAASVNIPVAAAGGIGDGKGLAAALALGASGVQMGTRFIATQEMPVHDVYKQRLIDASDTETMIIGRNVGRVRRVLKNDYAEELFKREREGLTLEQFNELTTEKQHIQGAIDGDMKQGFINGGQVSGLISDIPTVKELLDGMIRDAQDTLSRSLDGIKSI; via the coding sequence ATGAATGAACTCTGTACAGTATTATCAATCCGATACCCAATCCTTCAAGGGGGAATGGGGAATATTAGTAGTACGAAGCTGGCAATCGCTGTTTCGGAAGCTGGAGGACTCGGGACGATCGGTTGCGGAACATCGGAAGTCGAGGAAGTCGAAGAAAAGATCATTGAAATCAAAAAGGGCACATCCAAAAGTTTTGCGGTCAATATCGCCATCGGTGTAACACCACATACCGACGAACTGATCGACTTGGTCATTACACATAAAGTGCCTGTCGTATCGCTGTCGGCCGGTAACCCAGCACCCTACATACCGCGTCTTCATGAAAACGGAATCAAAGTCATTGCCATCGTAGCAGCAGTTAAACATGCGCAAAAAGCGGAGCAGGCGGGAGCGGATGTGTTGGTGGCGGAAGGATTTGAAGCGGCGGGTATCAATTCAAACTTGGAGTTGACCACATTTACGTTGATTCCACAAATTGCGGCGAGCGTGAATATTCCAGTCGCGGCAGCAGGAGGAATCGGAGATGGAAAAGGATTGGCCGCTGCGCTTGCTTTAGGTGCATCCGGAGTGCAAATGGGCACTCGTTTCATCGCAACTCAGGAAATGCCGGTCCATGATGTCTATAAGCAACGGCTGATCGATGCTTCGGACACGGAGACGATGATCATCGGCCGTAACGTCGGGCGGGTCCGCCGCGTATTGAAAAACGATTACGCGGAAGAGCTGTTCAAACGGGAACGGGAAGGTTTGACATTGGAACAATTCAATGAGCTGACGACAGAGAAGCAACATATCCAAGGGGCCATCGACGGTGATATGAAACAAGGCTTCATCAATGGCGGACAAGTGTCCGGGCTCATTTCGGATATCCCGACCGTCAAAGAACTGCTGGACGGAATGATCCGCGATGCCCAAGATACACTGAGCCGTTCCCTTGATGGAATCAAGAGTATATAG
- a CDS encoding methyl-accepting chemotaxis protein, which produces MTAFSEEITKATDTSASRLQELSQQSETMKDNMKNIERIIGHVKGIAQKSNILGLNAAIEAARSGESGKGFAVVADEIRKMAANSNTAAEDIQKQLELTEQDILKINNSVQDVAAQTEEYSASIQEFHSMLEQVSATASLLSDQGKV; this is translated from the coding sequence ATGACAGCATTCTCAGAAGAAATAACGAAAGCGACTGACACTTCCGCTTCTCGGTTACAAGAGCTGTCCCAGCAATCTGAAACGATGAAAGATAATATGAAGAACATCGAACGGATCATCGGGCATGTAAAAGGGATTGCTCAAAAATCGAATATTCTTGGGTTAAATGCAGCTATTGAAGCCGCCCGATCTGGAGAAAGCGGGAAAGGATTCGCTGTCGTGGCTGATGAAATCCGGAAGATGGCGGCCAATAGCAATACCGCCGCGGAAGACATCCAAAAGCAACTGGAGTTGACGGAACAAGATATCCTGAAGATCAATAACTCCGTCCAAGATGTAGCGGCGCAAACGGAGGAATATTCAGCAAGCATCCAAGAATTCCATTCGATGCTGGAACAAGTATCGGCCACGGCCAGTTTGTTAAGCGATCAGGGGAAAGTGTAA
- a CDS encoding DMT family transporter, which produces MSQRISFVAVLLGAMLWGTTGTAQTFMPQTVHPLAVGASRLAVGGFTLLLVLLLMRKIQLREWPWKATILSALAMAIFQLCFFTSIRLTGVAIGTVVAIGSAPMFSGFIEWLFLKRRPTKVWVAATCLAIVGCALLFSNKEGMVVQPVGVMLSLCAGLLFALYTFFNKDVLEQEEAVASVAVIFSVSAAMLLPFLFIFETEGLLTGRGVATTIYLGIAATTIAYILFSKGLQNIPSSSAVTLSLAEPLTAAVLSVLIVGERLDLLSWLGVSMLLGGILVLTLKGRADRETS; this is translated from the coding sequence GTGTCTCAACGGATTTCTTTTGTGGCGGTGCTGCTCGGAGCGATGCTATGGGGAACGACAGGGACGGCGCAGACGTTCATGCCGCAAACTGTGCACCCGTTGGCGGTCGGGGCGTCCCGGCTTGCGGTCGGTGGGTTCACGTTATTGCTTGTGCTCTTGTTGATGCGCAAAATTCAACTCCGTGAATGGCCCTGGAAAGCGACCATCCTATCGGCGTTGGCGATGGCTATTTTCCAGCTTTGCTTCTTCACTTCCATCCGGCTGACCGGCGTGGCCATCGGAACGGTCGTGGCGATTGGCAGCGCACCGATGTTTTCCGGCTTTATTGAATGGCTGTTTCTGAAACGCCGCCCGACCAAAGTATGGGTCGCAGCGACATGCCTCGCGATCGTCGGGTGTGCCTTATTGTTTTCCAATAAAGAAGGGATGGTCGTCCAGCCGGTAGGTGTCATGCTTTCCTTATGCGCAGGCCTTCTGTTTGCGCTTTATACGTTTTTCAATAAAGATGTACTGGAACAGGAAGAAGCGGTCGCTTCCGTCGCAGTCATCTTCTCCGTCAGTGCCGCCATGCTTCTCCCTTTTCTGTTCATTTTCGAAACGGAGGGGCTGCTGACAGGACGCGGGGTGGCGACAACGATTTACTTAGGTATCGCAGCGACAACAATTGCTTATATTCTTTTTTCGAAGGGACTTCAAAACATCCCATCTTCCTCGGCTGTCACGCTCTCACTTGCAGAACCGCTTACTGCCGCCGTATTAAGTGTGTTGATCGTTGGCGAACGGCTTGATCTGCTTTCGTGGTTGGGCGTTTCGATGTTGCTCGGGGGGATTCTTGTTTTGACCTTGAAAGGACGCGCTGACCGGGAAACTTCCTGA
- the cobA gene encoding uroporphyrinogen-III C-methyltransferase, protein MATGQVYLVGAGPGHVKLITVRGLECIQEADVIVYDRLANSELLEHAKPEAELIYCGKLPKHHTLRQEEINDLLVEKASLGLTVTRLKGGDPAVFGRVAEEAAVLKHAGISYEIVPGVTAGIAAPMFAGIPVTHRDHSSSFAMITGHLHQGNFVEEKWKAYATGIDTLVFYMGVQNLSYICGQLVEHGKDGTTPVALIEWGTLEKQRTVTGTLETIEGIAAEAAITHPAIIVVGSVVSLRDTIQWFEKESVAPR, encoded by the coding sequence ATGGCAACAGGACAAGTCTATCTCGTCGGTGCAGGACCCGGCCATGTCAAACTGATCACAGTCCGCGGATTGGAATGTATTCAAGAGGCGGATGTCATCGTTTACGACCGATTGGCGAACTCGGAGTTATTGGAACATGCGAAGCCCGAGGCAGAGCTCATTTATTGCGGAAAATTGCCGAAACACCATACCTTGCGTCAAGAGGAAATCAATGACTTGCTCGTAGAAAAGGCGTCCCTAGGGCTGACCGTCACCCGTTTGAAAGGCGGCGATCCGGCAGTGTTCGGACGAGTCGCCGAAGAGGCGGCGGTCTTGAAGCATGCTGGCATTTCATACGAAATCGTCCCCGGAGTCACTGCAGGCATTGCGGCTCCGATGTTTGCGGGCATTCCCGTAACACACCGGGACCACAGTTCTTCCTTTGCCATGATCACAGGTCATTTGCACCAAGGCAACTTTGTCGAAGAGAAATGGAAAGCCTACGCAACGGGAATTGACACGCTCGTCTTCTATATGGGTGTCCAAAACCTATCCTATATTTGCGGCCAGCTGGTCGAGCACGGGAAAGACGGAACAACCCCGGTCGCCCTCATCGAATGGGGCACGTTGGAAAAGCAGCGCACCGTGACTGGGACATTGGAAACAATTGAAGGCATCGCCGCTGAGGCAGCCATCACCCACCCCGCCATCATCGTCGTCGGCAGCGTCGTCAGCTTGCGCGACACGATCCAATGGTTCGAAAAGGAATCAGTCGCACCACGTTGA
- a CDS encoding sensor histidine kinase, producing the protein MKKSHGFALTLWSAFAAIFLLALLTFIQDGSRYIGKSYIDLDEFQRGLDDFYQTLGSTVLNPINIEAEKKRISVSKAEIEEHRNRYGTLSEQIENIEMQYEERIADAEAGNSERLKDALVKERDSKIEDIRQNFEDDAHVEAKVRAEKEAQLESYLRDYINNLKSQSTLPAAYELKDVDTGEVFSSGDINAPAVYEQNFNVENGYFKAESIRDSDLGYHGFDDMYGEHAPRVQVETESPFKEETATSASDAATVPQSEIAAPIRSFEGTVIVPKSMLSKGELGRDVRNFNWTKTGMYILWGIGLLALIAMVTVFRFKKEWVTESRLFEQYNRLKIDFRVALLLFSAFWTFIALETIPGRYSWFFYRISVDNIVSLGILFVFYILFTSATAFQIVAIWERLKVEGAFERELKSSYAVKFLKALQDMFLNRKIGTQMLFLLIGFFLAGIGFAGVLLQPSLIVVYAPLALFIGMPFIYIFVRRTAYLNRIMIATEAMAEGRLQKEIGVEGKSPLAKHAANLNNVREGVRISMSEQAKSERLKTELITNVSHDLRTPLTSIITYTDLLKNEGLSIEDRLKYVDILDKKSQRLKTLIEDLFDVSKMASGNMELTKQRVDLTQLLQQALAEHAAEIEESGLDFRTTMPELPLIAYVDGQRWWRVLDNLIVNAIKYTLPGTRVYISLRQVGSQAEFVVKNVTKYELGENVDELFERFKRADTSRHTDGSGLGLAIAQSIVDLHGGMMKIEVDGDLFKVTVTVPALPM; encoded by the coding sequence ATGAAAAAAAGTCATGGATTTGCCTTGACGCTCTGGTCGGCATTCGCCGCAATTTTCTTGCTGGCTCTATTGACCTTCATTCAGGACGGCTCCCGATATATCGGTAAAAGTTATATCGATCTGGATGAATTTCAAAGGGGACTGGATGATTTTTATCAGACTTTGGGTTCGACGGTTCTCAATCCGATTAATATTGAGGCGGAGAAGAAGCGAATCAGTGTATCGAAAGCGGAGATCGAGGAACATCGCAATCGGTATGGTACGTTGAGCGAGCAAATTGAGAATATTGAAATGCAGTATGAAGAACGGATTGCTGATGCGGAAGCCGGAAACAGCGAAAGGCTGAAGGACGCCTTGGTCAAGGAACGAGATTCGAAAATCGAGGATATCCGGCAGAATTTTGAGGACGACGCGCATGTAGAGGCGAAGGTTCGGGCCGAGAAAGAAGCACAGTTGGAATCGTATTTAAGGGATTATATAAACAACCTGAAGAGTCAGTCGACGTTGCCGGCTGCTTATGAATTGAAGGATGTTGACACAGGGGAAGTCTTCTCTTCCGGAGATATCAATGCACCTGCCGTCTATGAACAGAACTTCAATGTGGAAAACGGATATTTCAAGGCGGAGAGCATTCGGGACAGTGACTTGGGTTATCACGGTTTTGACGATATGTATGGTGAACATGCTCCCCGTGTTCAAGTAGAAACAGAAAGTCCATTCAAAGAAGAAACTGCAACGTCCGCGTCGGATGCCGCGACGGTGCCCCAGTCGGAAATCGCAGCGCCTATCCGTTCATTTGAAGGGACAGTGATCGTTCCGAAAAGCATGTTGTCCAAAGGAGAACTGGGCCGAGATGTGCGGAACTTTAATTGGACGAAAACGGGAATGTACATCCTTTGGGGAATCGGGTTGCTCGCTTTGATTGCCATGGTGACGGTTTTCCGATTCAAAAAGGAATGGGTGACCGAAAGTCGGCTGTTTGAGCAGTATAACCGGTTGAAAATCGATTTTAGGGTCGCGCTGTTGCTGTTCAGTGCATTTTGGACATTCATTGCGTTGGAGACGATTCCGGGCCGGTATTCTTGGTTCTTCTATCGAATAAGTGTAGACAATATCGTAAGCCTGGGAATCCTCTTCGTTTTTTATATCCTATTCACCTCTGCCACCGCTTTTCAAATCGTCGCCATTTGGGAGCGGCTGAAAGTGGAGGGGGCTTTTGAACGGGAACTGAAAAGCAGTTATGCGGTGAAGTTTTTGAAGGCATTGCAAGATATGTTCCTGAACCGGAAAATCGGGACGCAGATGTTGTTTCTGCTGATCGGGTTTTTCCTGGCGGGGATTGGATTTGCTGGTGTACTGCTCCAACCGTCTTTAATAGTGGTTTACGCACCGCTCGCATTGTTTATCGGAATGCCTTTCATCTATATCTTTGTCCGGAGAACTGCTTATCTGAACCGGATTATGATTGCTACGGAAGCGATGGCGGAAGGGCGGCTTCAGAAGGAAATCGGGGTGGAAGGCAAATCTCCGCTAGCGAAGCATGCAGCCAATTTGAACAACGTCCGGGAAGGCGTCCGGATATCCATGAGCGAGCAGGCGAAGAGCGAGCGGTTGAAAACGGAGCTGATCACGAATGTCAGTCATGACTTGCGGACACCGCTCACTTCCATTATCACGTATACCGATCTGTTGAAGAATGAGGGATTATCCATCGAGGATCGTTTGAAATATGTTGATATTCTTGATAAGAAGTCACAGCGCTTGAAGACGCTTATCGAGGATCTGTTCGATGTGTCCAAGATGGCGAGCGGCAATATGGAGTTGACGAAACAGCGGGTGGATTTGACGCAGTTATTACAACAGGCACTGGCGGAGCATGCAGCCGAAATTGAAGAATCGGGTCTGGATTTCCGTACGACCATGCCCGAGTTGCCATTGATTGCCTATGTCGATGGGCAACGATGGTGGCGCGTACTGGATAACTTGATTGTCAATGCGATCAAGTACACGCTGCCAGGTACCCGGGTGTATATTTCACTCCGGCAAGTGGGAAGCCAAGCCGAATTTGTTGTGAAAAATGTGACGAAATACGAGTTGGGTGAAAATGTGGACGAATTATTCGAGCGTTTCAAACGAGCGGACACTTCCCGCCATACGGATGGTTCGGGCCTCGGCCTTGCCATTGCACAATCGATTGTCGATCTGCATGGGGGCATGATGAAAATTGAAGTCGACGGGGATTTGTTCAAAGTAACAGTAACGGTTCCCGCGCTGCCGATGTAA
- a CDS encoding MOSC domain-containing protein translates to MNFLVQQIFTGKPKTVGDKKAVSPMEREWKSGIFKEAVSGEIWVGRTNLEGDGQADLKNHGGPEKAVFAYPVEHYSFFHQEYGLTAMQAGGMGENLSLLNMLERDVCIGDTYEIGGALIQVSQPRQPCWKPARRFKRKDLSLLIQNSGRTGWYFRVLQEGFIHSGQTLTLVNRPAPEWTIANCNHVMHVNKEDIEQAVALAACEWLPINWKNTLNKRVQLGNSGNPAKRLYGPNEE, encoded by the coding sequence TTGAATTTTCTAGTGCAACAGATATTTACAGGCAAACCGAAAACGGTTGGAGACAAAAAGGCGGTATCGCCAATGGAACGGGAATGGAAAAGCGGGATTTTCAAAGAAGCGGTTTCAGGTGAAATCTGGGTCGGCCGAACAAACTTGGAGGGAGATGGCCAAGCAGATTTGAAGAATCATGGAGGACCCGAGAAAGCGGTATTTGCCTATCCCGTTGAACACTATTCCTTTTTTCATCAGGAATATGGCTTGACGGCAATGCAGGCGGGCGGGATGGGTGAAAATCTATCCTTGTTAAACATGCTGGAACGGGATGTTTGCATAGGGGACACATATGAAATCGGGGGCGCATTGATTCAAGTCTCACAACCGAGGCAGCCTTGCTGGAAACCTGCGCGGCGGTTTAAACGAAAGGACCTTTCCTTGCTAATCCAAAACTCCGGCAGAACCGGCTGGTATTTCCGCGTGCTTCAAGAAGGATTTATCCACTCCGGGCAAACCTTGACATTGGTAAACCGCCCCGCTCCGGAATGGACAATCGCCAATTGCAATCACGTCATGCACGTCAATAAAGAAGACATAGAACAGGCTGTCGCGCTAGCCGCATGCGAATGGCTCCCGATTAACTGGAAAAACACACTGAACAAGCGTGTCCAACTTGGCAATTCAGGCAATCCGGCCAAACGATTGTATGGGCCCAATGAGGAATAA
- a CDS encoding methylated-DNA--[protein]-cysteine S-methyltransferase, translating to MEKAKTVAWTELHLKQWKLHIAATPKGLCYVGSPGAPFEELAKWISKRLPDHEVVEDEKLLEPYARELTEYLEGRRQDFSMAVDLHGTAFQQTVWEALLGIPFGETVTYSQMAERLQKPSAVRAVASAIGANPVMIAVPCHRVIAKNGKLAGFRGGLEMKEKLLLLES from the coding sequence ATGGAAAAGGCTAAGACAGTCGCTTGGACGGAACTTCATCTCAAACAATGGAAGCTTCATATCGCAGCTACACCAAAAGGGCTTTGCTATGTCGGGTCCCCCGGGGCACCATTTGAGGAGCTGGCGAAATGGATCAGCAAACGGCTTCCCGATCATGAAGTGGTGGAAGATGAAAAGCTGCTGGAACCGTATGCAAGGGAATTGACGGAGTATTTGGAGGGGCGGCGCCAAGACTTTTCGATGGCGGTTGATTTGCACGGGACTGCTTTCCAACAAACGGTTTGGGAGGCGTTGTTGGGGATTCCGTTTGGCGAAACCGTCACGTATTCCCAAATGGCGGAACGACTCCAAAAACCGAGCGCCGTCCGGGCGGTGGCTTCGGCAATCGGAGCCAATCCAGTCATGATCGCCGTGCCATGCCACCGGGTCATCGCGAAAAATGGGAAGCTCGCCGGTTTTCGTGGCGGCTTGGAAATGAAAGAAAAGTTGCTTTTGTTAGAAAGTTGA
- a CDS encoding CPBP family intramembrane glutamic endopeptidase: MKKIAAFGLPFVNIAILLWIEQGLQISYGWKTAAKIILFLLIPFFLFRPTRLPFLQFRKIDRKSILISSGAGIGMLAIIVGTFSLLQPYIDLESLRLDLEDSGVNSLIFPIIAFYILLGNSFIEEFFFRGILPDLLRQSRYRLFLPSLFFAVYHIAIFLPWFTPPLLALAVGGLWAGGIIFQLLNEKSGVILPSWIVHMWADAGILLIGAYLFYFK, encoded by the coding sequence ATGAAAAAAATAGCCGCTTTTGGATTGCCTTTTGTCAATATAGCCATCCTATTGTGGATTGAGCAGGGGCTCCAGATTTCCTACGGTTGGAAAACGGCCGCCAAAATTATTCTTTTCCTGCTCATCCCATTTTTCCTATTCCGGCCGACGCGCCTTCCCTTTTTACAGTTCAGGAAAATTGACCGAAAAAGCATCCTGATCTCCAGCGGGGCGGGAATCGGGATGCTTGCCATCATCGTTGGGACATTCAGCCTACTACAACCTTACATCGATCTCGAATCCTTGCGACTCGATTTAGAAGACTCTGGTGTGAATAGTTTGATATTTCCCATTATAGCATTTTATATCTTGTTAGGGAACTCCTTTATTGAAGAATTTTTCTTCCGGGGGATTTTACCGGATCTGTTACGGCAATCGCGGTACCGTCTGTTTTTACCTTCCCTCTTTTTTGCCGTTTATCATATTGCCATCTTCCTCCCGTGGTTCACCCCACCGCTTTTGGCGCTTGCCGTCGGTGGACTCTGGGCGGGCGGTATCATTTTTCAATTGCTGAATGAAAAAAGCGGCGTCATCCTTCCCTCCTGGATTGTCCATATGTGGGCGGATGCCGGCATTCTGCTTATCGGAGCGTACCTTTTTTATTTTAAGTGA
- a CDS encoding glutathione peroxidase, which yields MSIYNYLVKKPNGEILSMETYRGKAILIVNTASQCRFTYQFEELQKMYNQYKEQNFIVLGFPCDQFGQQNPENGEESVQFCQLNYGVNFPVFDLVQVNGEGMDPLFSYLKHEVPFRELDESVMTEKMLKMRLQEEYPDYLIGRNIRWNFTKFLVDANGKVIKRFEPTDSALDIEEEIERVLPQAALS from the coding sequence TTGAGCATTTACAACTACTTGGTAAAGAAGCCAAATGGGGAAATCCTCTCAATGGAGACGTACCGTGGAAAAGCGATCTTGATAGTCAACACGGCCAGTCAGTGCCGATTTACGTATCAGTTTGAAGAGCTTCAGAAAATGTACAATCAGTACAAAGAGCAAAATTTTATCGTATTGGGATTTCCTTGTGATCAATTCGGCCAGCAGAATCCGGAAAACGGGGAAGAATCCGTTCAATTTTGCCAATTGAACTATGGGGTCAACTTTCCGGTCTTCGATCTTGTACAGGTGAACGGGGAGGGGATGGATCCGCTCTTCTCCTATTTGAAACATGAAGTGCCATTTCGGGAACTGGACGAATCGGTGATGACGGAAAAAATGCTGAAGATGCGCTTGCAAGAAGAATACCCTGATTATTTAATCGGCAGGAACATTCGTTGGAACTTTACGAAATTCCTAGTGGATGCGAATGGAAAAGTCATCAAACGGTTCGAGCCGACCGATTCCGCGTTGGATATCGAGGAGGAAATCGAACGGGTCCTGCCTCAAGCTGCTCTATCATGA
- a CDS encoding DinB family protein, whose translation MSTLQQLSFARMYTLGQVKQSPEAEWDVQPEGFSNTIRWNIGHIYVVMENFISKALPGYEVVNAEWMPLFVPGSSPSKWETEAPSNKELWDALKEQEQRVTSALEGKLNDPLPEPVQIRDHKMETVDALVQFTVWHEGVHAGVISGLNRVVSK comes from the coding sequence ATGTCTACATTACAACAGTTGAGCTTTGCCAGAATGTACACGCTTGGACAAGTCAAGCAATCGCCGGAAGCAGAATGGGATGTCCAGCCGGAGGGATTCAGCAACACGATCCGTTGGAATATCGGACATATTTATGTTGTTATGGAGAACTTCATTTCAAAGGCGTTGCCTGGTTATGAAGTGGTGAATGCCGAATGGATGCCGCTTTTTGTTCCGGGTTCCAGCCCATCCAAGTGGGAAACGGAAGCCCCGTCCAACAAGGAATTATGGGATGCGTTGAAAGAGCAGGAGCAACGGGTGACTTCGGCGTTGGAAGGCAAGTTGAACGATCCGTTGCCGGAGCCGGTGCAGATCCGGGATCATAAGATGGAAACGGTCGACGCCCTCGTCCAATTTACAGTATGGCATGAAGGTGTACATGCCGGCGTAATCTCCGGGTTGAATCGCGTCGTATCCAAGTAA
- a CDS encoding QueT transporter family protein: protein MKVKTLATSGIIAALYVAVTFLVAPFGFTNVQFRVSEIFNHLVVFNKKYIYGVVLGVFVANMLFSDLGPIDLVFGVGHSILSLGITILAGRFIASPFKRMIVNTLVFTFTMCIIAFELNLVLGFPFLLTWLFVAVGEFAVMAVGIPLMLALNKRLKLEKLI from the coding sequence ATGAAAGTCAAAACCTTGGCAACGAGCGGAATTATCGCTGCGTTGTATGTCGCTGTCACGTTTTTGGTAGCGCCGTTTGGATTTACGAATGTCCAATTCCGGGTTTCCGAGATATTCAACCACCTCGTCGTGTTTAACAAGAAGTACATCTACGGAGTGGTGCTCGGCGTCTTTGTCGCGAATATGCTGTTTTCCGACTTGGGGCCGATCGACTTGGTGTTCGGCGTCGGCCATTCCATCCTCTCGTTGGGCATCACCATTCTGGCGGGCCGTTTCATAGCCAGCCCGTTCAAGCGGATGATCGTCAACACATTGGTCTTCACCTTCACGATGTGCATCATCGCATTCGAATTGAATTTGGTACTAGGCTTCCCTTTCCTTCTCACGTGGCTGTTCGTCGCGGTTGGGGAATTCGCCGTCATGGCAGTGGGCATCCCCCTCATGCTGGCGCTCAACAAACGGTTAAAGCTGGAAAAGTTAATCTAA
- a CDS encoding NADPH-dependent FMN reductase, whose translation MTINVKAIIGSTSSTSHNLKVVEFMRKRYSEQLQITPVFINDLETFSIDIENEAPPSVQRFKEDVKVSDAVLIAVPEYNYSIPGALKNAIDWCSRGDLVLQGKPTFLIGASIGALGTVRAQLHLKEILTNPMLAPVILPGNDVFIGTVQNKLDAEGDITDQATIDFLDKVVQNFVEFYRKNRAGA comes from the coding sequence ATGACTATTAACGTAAAAGCCATTATCGGAAGTACGAGTTCCACGTCCCATAACTTGAAAGTGGTCGAGTTTATGAGAAAACGGTATTCGGAACAATTACAGATCACACCGGTCTTCATCAACGATCTCGAAACGTTTTCCATCGATATTGAAAATGAGGCACCTCCTTCAGTGCAGCGGTTCAAGGAGGATGTAAAAGTCTCGGATGCTGTGTTAATTGCGGTTCCTGAATACAATTACTCCATCCCGGGCGCCCTGAAAAACGCGATTGATTGGTGTTCGCGGGGAGATTTGGTACTGCAAGGGAAACCGACCTTTTTAATTGGAGCTTCCATTGGAGCATTAGGGACCGTCCGTGCGCAGCTTCACTTGAAAGAAATTCTAACCAACCCGATGCTTGCCCCGGTCATCTTACCGGGCAACGACGTATTCATCGGTACTGTGCAAAATAAGTTGGATGCAGAGGGCGATATCACGGATCAGGCGACCATTGATTTTCTTGATAAGGTTGTACAGAACTTTGTCGAGTTTTATAGGAAGAACAGGGCAGGAGCATAA